One region of Poecile atricapillus isolate bPoeAtr1 chromosome 8, bPoeAtr1.hap1, whole genome shotgun sequence genomic DNA includes:
- the LOC131581640 gene encoding uncharacterized protein LOC131581640 codes for MQQPDMSESSSGLTTSNQKFFQSYSSRCSILSDAHNIAPVLPQTRGILGQSWDSRLPFPLPSDSFKYLGWCDIEEHGVRGDQLRSPRVREGPSEEELFFRKEEHTLKKRKQITETEKWEKRLQENWENCAELNLSFQDLGDLYQVENFKRILRRLIRVEKLWLVDNSLTDLSAIRLPRCRELNVNKNHFTSFKQLPKIPQIQHLSLAENNITTLGGISDFRHTPLESLILRRNPCEFQERYRQLVFSNLPNLKILDGIPKLPEDCSPPDVRFFYRMCTIL; via the exons ATGCAGCAGCCAGACATGTCTGAAAG TTCCTCAGGTCTGACCACGAGCAATCAGAAGTTCTTTCAATCCTATTCCTCCCGCTGCTCCATCCTTAGTGATGCACACAACATTGCACCGGTTTTACCCCAAACCAGAGGAATCCTCGGGCAGAGCTGGGACTCCAGGCTTCCTTTCCCA cTTCCTTCTGACTCCTTCAAGTACCTTGGCTGGTGTGACATAGAAGAACACGGCGTTCGAGGAGATCAGCTCCGCTCTCCCCGAGTGAGGGAAG GGCCCTCAGAAGAAgagctgtttttcagaaaagaagagcatactctgaaaaaaaggaaacaaataacTGAgacagagaaatgggaaaagaggCTTCAAGAGAACTGGGAAAACTGTGCT gagCTGAACCTTTCCTTCCAGGACCTGGGTGATCTTTACCAGGTGGAAAACTTCAAAAGAATCCTCCGAAGATTAATTCGGGTGGAAAAGCTTTGGTTGGTGGACAATTCCTTGACAGACCTCAGTGCCATAAGGTTGCCAAG ATGCAGAGAgctaaatgtaaataaaaaccACTTTACATCCTTCAAACAGCTGCCAAAGATCCCTCAGATTCAGCACTTATCCCTCGCTGAAAATAACATCACGACCCTAGGGGGGATTTCAGACTTCAGACACACTCCACTTGAATCCCTCATCCTCAGGAGGAATCCCTGTGAGTTCCAGGAAAGATACAGACAACT TGTGTTCTCCAATTTGCCAAACCTGAAAATACTGGATGGTATCCCaaaactgccagaggactgttCACCCCCTGATGTCAGGTTTTTTTACAGAATGTGTACTATACTCTAG